The stretch of DNA GCCGCCGCCCTCATCTTCCCCAAGGTCTTCTTCCCCGATGCTGACGCGAACGCGGCCATCATGTCCTTCGCCACCTTCGGGTTCGCCTACGTCGCCCGTCCGATCGGCGCCGTCATTCTGGGCCACTTCGGCGACAGGGTGGGCCGGCGGAAGGTCCTCATGTTCACCCTTCTCCTGATGGGTGCCTCAACCTTCATCATCGGCTGCCTCCCGGACTTCAACACCGTCGGCTGGTGGGCTCCCGCCCTGCTGGTGCTGGCCCGCCTTTGCCAGGGACTCTCCGCCGCCGGAGAGCAGGCCGGCGCCTCCTCCATGACGCTGGAACACGCCCCGGACAACCGCCGCTCCTTCTTCACTTCCTGGACCCTCACCGGCACCCAGGGCGGCCAGATCCTCGCCGCGCTCGTCTTCATCCCCGTCCTGGCCCTCCCGGACGAGATCAAGTACGGCATCGGCTGGCGCATCCCGTTCTGGCTCAGCGCAGTCGTTGTTGTGGTGGCGTTCTTCATCCGCCGCACCCTGCACGAACCGCCGGCCTTCGAGGAAGCCCAGAAGTCGGCCCAGATCTCCAAGCTCCCCGTCGCAGACCTGCTCAAGGGCCACTGGCGCGACGTCCTGCGCGTCATCTGCTGTGCCTTCATCGCCGCAGTCTCCACAGTTTTCGGCACCCTTGCCATCAGCTACGCCAAGACCGTTGCCGGCGTTGACGGCA from Pseudarthrobacter siccitolerans encodes:
- a CDS encoding MFS transporter; amino-acid sequence: MSQILPSAEPGIAAPAGTPKKAALASFLGSAVEYYDFFIFGSAAALIFPKVFFPDADANAAIMSFATFGFAYVARPIGAVILGHFGDRVGRRKVLMFTLLLMGASTFIIGCLPDFNTVGWWAPALLVLARLCQGLSAAGEQAGASSMTLEHAPDNRRSFFTSWTLTGTQGGQILAALVFIPVLALPDEIKYGIGWRIPFWLSAVVVVVAFFIRRTLHEPPAFEEAQKSAQISKLPVADLLKGHWRDVLRVICCAFIAAVSTVFGTLAISYAKTVAGVDGTTTLWLVVGANLVALGTQPLFGMLADKIGRKPVFIYGALASAALTPVFLLSLESGSVPLMFLAAIGFFSCGYAASNAVWPSFYAEMFSTKVRFSGLAIGTQLGFLMAGFAPAIVAAMGGIKPGGWVQISIFTAIICAVAAISALTAKESFKVPTKQLGLK